In Ipomoea triloba cultivar NCNSP0323 chromosome 7, ASM357664v1, a single genomic region encodes these proteins:
- the LOC116024904 gene encoding stearoyl-[acyl-carrier-protein] 9-desaturase, chloroplastic-like, translating into MALKLTTSFPMRPIPRNSLKSPKFLVASTLHPCTMEENRLKMKPLINNHQMEIFKSMEDWAEKNLLVHLKPVEKCWQPHDLLPDPASDGFQDHVRELKESAMEIPDEYFVVLVGDMITEEAISTYQTVLNSVDGVKDETGSSLSPWAKWNRGWTAEENRHGDLLNKYIYLSGRVDMRAVEKTIQYLIGSGMDIQIGNNAYNLYMYTSFQERATNISHCNTAKHAKHYGNTKLAKICGTIAADEKRHEVAYTRIVKRLFELDPDGAVQAFATMMRRRITMPAHFLYDGSDPSLFDHFSAVAQRLGVYTARDYADILEFLVGLWDVGDLAGLSPEGRKAQDYVCELAHKIRRVDERAQERAKRAPTIPFSWVHGREVQL; encoded by the exons ATGGCTCTGAAGTTGACTACTTCCTTTCCAATGCGACCTATACCCAGAAATAGCCTCAAGTCTCCAAAGTTCTTGGTGGCTTCAACCCTCCATCCTTGCACAAT GGAAGAAAATAGGTTGAAGATGAAGCCACTCATAAATAATCACCAAATGGAGATCTTCAAAAGCATGGAGGATTGGGCGGAGAAAAACTTGCTGGTCCATCTGAAACCGGTGGAGAAGTGCTGGCAGCCACACGATTTGTTACCGGACCCTGCATCGGACGGTTTCCAGGATCACGTGAGGGAGCTGAAGGAGAGTGCCATGGAGATCCCAGACGAGTATTTTGTAGTTCTAGTTGGAGATATGATCACAGAAGAAGCTATTTCCACTTACCAAACAGTGCTTAACTCGGTTGATGGAGTTAAAGATGAAACCGGGTCGAGCTTATCCCCTTGGGCAAAATGGAATAGGGGTTGGACCGCTGAAGAGAACCGGCATGGGGACCTCCTCAATAAGTATATCTACCTTTCTGGTCGAGTTGACATGAGAGCCGTTGAGAAAACTATTCAGTACTTGATTGGATCCGGAATG GATATTCAGATAGGAAACAATGCATACAACTTATACATGTACACATCCTTTCAAGAGAGGGCGACCAACATATCTCACTGCAACACAGCCAAGCACGCTAAGCATTACGGCAACACAAAACTCGCCAAAATCTGCGGCACCATCGCCGCCGACGAGAAGCGCCACGAGGTCGCCTACACCAGGATAGTCAAGAGGCTGTTCGAGCTAGACCCCGACGGCGCCGTGCAGGCCTTCGCCACCATGATGCGGCGGAGAATCACCATGCCGGCGCACTTCTTGTACGACGGCAGCGACCCCAGCCTCTTCGACCACTTCTCGGCGGTGGCTCAGCGCCTGGGCGTGTACACGGCTAGAGATTATGCTGATATCTTGGAGTTCTTGGTGGGGTTGTGGGATGTGGGTGACCTCGCCGGACTTTCGCCGGAGGGAAGAAAAGCTCAGGACTATGTTTGCGAGTTGGCCCATAAAATTAGAAGGGTGGACGAGAGAGCGCAAGAAAGGGCCAAACGAGCACCAACTATTCCGTTTAGTTGGGTTCATGGTAGAGAGGTGCAACTCTAA
- the LOC116024038 gene encoding uncharacterized protein LOC116024038, whose amino-acid sequence MAGSAVGAASSGSEDAMVVDMPKNLCAAVLCHRPAHHHEYVILELSWLGQSTNKSHRVKLGFDGLFYVDNIGLSGGLALLWRKNCTASLLSYSRNHIDVKVTVPASNAWRMTCFYGFPERSKRRESWELLRSLTEGLLRGFGETVDACGLAQLPMKGYRFTWERGRGTDGWIEERLDKVLVTDSWFTLQSGAAVENILMRSSDHSALYLSMHDTSRRGLGGRRSFKFEMAWLLDEGCREVVETAWQAGRSDGFLGCLKVCGDKLMAWGGDHFHRFGEQIKQLRVSQMSLRGRRDLASLAEFQCVEGELARLEAQEDIFWRQRAKQHWLKGADANTHFYHSRMDEIKTALFSMFPNKDPGPDGMNPGFYQHYWDVVGGDVSAFVIDCLNSCTFPEGLNDTNVVLIPKKSVPESVSDLRPIALCNVVYKIMAKVLANRMKHLLGNIISESQSAFIPGRLITDNILVAAEVGHYLNRKQNGLVGWGALKLDMPKAYDRMEWSFLRRMLHALGFAERWINLIMLCVTTVSYNFMINGVNSEHVLPTRELRQGDPLSPYLFIICADGLSLFLQKVEREGLIHGCRVARGAPSISHLFFADDSLLFFKANSQEAGVIKHCLEVYENLSGQSVNFHKSSVCFSRNTSEDQRHEVAQVLGVVQAPNFGKYLGLPAFVGRNRRTAFSYIEDKIRQRIGSWNKKLLSQAGKEILLKTVAQAMPTFSMSVFLLPHSTCLSIQRVMNSYWWDSGVDRRIHWKAWDRLCVPKKFGGLGFKDLRAFNLAMLGKQVWRLLIKPQSLVARVYKARYFPRTSFIDATLGSCPSYCWRSIMAAHDMVCGGVRRRIGDGKTTLIWGHPWLPDDPTPMIQTPICCNEWLTGFRVD is encoded by the exons ATGGCGGGGAGTGCTGTAGGGGCTGCGAGCTCGGGTAGTGAGGATGCTATGGTTGTTGATATGCCAAAAAACTTGTGTGCGGCGGTCTTGTGCCACAGACCCGCCCATCATCATGAGTACGTTATtttggaactgtcgtggcttgggcaatccacgaACA AAAGTCACAGAGTAAAACTTGGATTTGATGGTCTGTTCTACGTAGATAATATTGGTTTGAGCGGGGGTCTAGCCCTGCTATGGAGAAAGAATTGCACAGCTAGTTTGTTGAGTTATTCGAGAAACCACATCGATGTGAAAGTTACTGTTCCTGCTTCTAATGCGTGGCGGATGACGTGTTTCTACGGATTCCCAGAGCGTAGTAAAAGGAGGGAATCGTGGGAGCTGCTCCGGTCTCTCACTG AGGGTCTCCTTCGCGGTTTTGGGGAGACAGTGGATGCCTGTGGACTAGCTCAACTACCTATGAAAGGATATCGGTTCACATGGGAGAGAGGAAGGGGTACTGACGGATGGATTGAAGAAAGGTTGGATAAAGTTCTAGTCACTGACAGTTGGTTTACCCTGCAGTCGGGTGCGGCAGTGGAGAATATTCTGATGCGTTCGTCTGATCATTCTGCTTTGTATCTCTCTATGCATGATACCTCTCGGAGAGGTTTGGGTGGTAGGCGGAGTTTTAAGTTTGAGATGGCCTGGTTACTTGATGAGGGCTGTAGGGAGGTTGTGGAGACTGCTTGGCAGGCTGGGAGGTCGGATGGTTTTTTGGGATGTCTAAAGGTTTGCGGTGACAAGCTGATGGCATGGGGAGGAGACCACTTCCATAGGTTTGGTGAACAGATTAAGCAGTTAAGAGTGAGTCAGATGTCTCTGCGAGGCCGTAGGGACCTAGCTTCTTTGGCTGAGTTCCAATGTGTTGAGGGAGAGTTGGCTCGGCTGGAGGCCCAGGAGGATATCTTCTGGAGACAACGTGCGAAGCAACACTGGTTGAAGGGGGCGGATGCCAACACTCACTTCTATCACAG TCGAATG GATGAGATTAAGACAGCGTTGTTCTCTATGTTTCCTAACAAGGATCCTGGTCCTGATGGTATGAACCCGGGGTTCTACCAGCATTACTGGGATGTGGTGGGAGGGGATGTGTCTGCCTTTGTCATTGATTGCCTGAATTCTTGTACTTTCCCGGAAGGTCTTAATGATACTAATGTAGTCCTTATTCCTAAGAAGAGTGTTCCCGAATCTGTGTCTGATCTCAGGCCCATTGCCTTGTGTAATGTGGTGTATAAAATCATGGCTAAAGTGTTGGCTAATAGGATGAAACACTTGCTGGGGAACATCATATCCGAATCCCAGAGTGCTTTTATTCCCGGCAGGCTGATTACAGATAACATCCTGGTGGCTGCAGAGGTAGGGCACTATCTTAATAGAAAGCAGAATGGTTTGGTAGGGTGGGGAGCACTTAAGCTTGATATGCCTAAGGCTTATGATCGGATGGAGTGGTCTTTTCTTCGCCGAATGCTACATGCTCTGGGATTTGCTGAGAGGTGGATTAATCTGATTATGTTATGTGTCACTACTGTCTCCTATAATTTCATGATAAATGGAGTTAATAGCGAACATGTTCTCCCGACTCGTGAGCTCAGGCAAGGAGATCCCCTCTCCCCATATCTATTCATTATCTGTGCAGATGGACTCTCTCTTTTCCTGCAGAAGGTTGAGAGGGAAGGTTTAATCCATGGGTGTAGAGTTGCAAGGGGTGCCCCGTCTATTTCGCATTTATTCTTTGCAGATGACAGCCTTCTATTCTTTAAGGCTAACTCTCAGGAAGCAGGTGTTATTAAACATTGTCTAGAGGTGTATGAGAATTTGTCTGGTCAGTCTGTAAACTTCCATAAATCCAGTGTTTGTTTTAGCAGGAATACATCGGAGGACCAGAGGCACGAGGTGGCGCAAGTGCTTGGGGTTGTTCAGGCTCCCAATTTTGGGAAATACCTGGGCTTGCCAGCATTTGTAGGGAGGAATAGAAGGACTGCTTTCTCATACATCGAGGACAAGATTCGACAGAGGATTGGGTCTTGGAATAAGAAGCTTCTCTCACAGGCTGGAAAGGAGATCTTATTGAAAACGGTAGCCCAGGCAATGCCTACCTTTTCAATGAGTGTATTTTTACTGCCTCACTCTACGTGTCTATCAATTCAGAGGGTTATGAATAGTTATTGGTGGGACTCTGGAGTTGATAGGAGGATTCATTGGAAAGCCTGGGATCGCTTATGTGTGCCAAAAAAGTTTGGAGGCCTTGGTTTCAAGGACCTACGGGCTTTTAATCTGGCAATGTTGGGAAAGCAGGTATGGAGACTGTTGATCAAACCACAATCTTTGGTAGCCAGGGTCTACAAGGCAAGGTATTTCCCACGAACTTCTTTTATTGATGCTACTTTGGGATCTTGTCCAAGTTACTGTTGGCGGAGTATAATGGCAGCCCATGATATGGTTTGTGGGGGTGTAAGACGAAGAATAGGAGATGGGAAAACCACTCTAATTTGGGGCCATCCGTGGCTCCCAGATGACCCAACTCCCATGATTCAAACCCCAATTTGCTGCAATGAATGGCTCACTGGTTTCAGGGTTGATTGA
- the LOC116024037 gene encoding bidirectional sugar transporter NEC1-like: protein MANSLANVFGILGNIMSFMVFLSPLPAFHVIYKRKSSEGFQFIPYSVALFSCMIYLYYAYVKKHMLLLVTINSLGVGIECVYLTIYIIYATKQAKIFTIWVLLIFNVGALGILLVFTYLFSTGERRVKIVGWSCSTFSICVFAAPLSIMRKVIRTKSVEYMPFLLSFFLTLCAVVWFFYGVLIHDYYVATPNVLGFALGIAQMILYAIYRKRKTQALPVAALDARIQDITATEMPERPTKQEAVTVPAAMHDGRNGSATHDDKNNNHEIMDI from the exons ATGGCAAATTCTCTAGCTAATGTTTTTGGCATTCTTG GAAACATTATGTCCTTCATGGTGTTCTTGTCTCCACT GCCAGCTTTCCATGTGATATATAAGAGAAAATCATCAGAGGGTTTTCAATTCATTCCTTACTCAGTTGCATTGTTCAGCTGTATGATATATTTATACTACGCATATGTGAAGAAGCACATGCTCTTGCTGGTTACTATTAACAGCCTTGGAGTGGGTATAGAGTGTGTATATCTCACCATCTACATCATTTATGCAACCAAACAGGCCAAG ATTTTCACCATTTGGGTGCTACTTATCTTCAACGTTGGAGCTCTGGGGATCCTCCTGGTTTTCACCTACCTATTTTCGACGGGTGAGAGGCGGGTTAAAATTGTTGGATGGTCTTGTTCTACCTTCTCCATCTGCGTTTTCGCAGCTCCTCTTAGCATTATG AGGAAAGTTATAAGGACAAAGAGTGTAGAATACATGCCGTTTCTATTGTCCTTCTTCCTTACACTCTGTGCTGTGGTTTGGTTTTTCTACGGCGTCTTAATTCACGATTACTATGTAGCT ACGCCAAATGTACTAGGATTTGCATTAGGAATAGCACAAATGATCCTATATGCAATATACAGAAAACGGAAGACTCAAGCTTTGCCAGTGGCGGCGCTAGATGCTAGGATTCAAGACATAACAGCGACGGAGATGCCGGAAAGACCAACAAAACAAGAAGCCGTCACGGTTCCGGCAGCCATGCACGACGGGAGAAACGGCAGTGCTACCCATGATGACAAAAATAACAATCATGAAATTATGGATATATGA